From the genome of Anticarsia gemmatalis isolate Benzon Research Colony breed Stoneville strain chromosome 13, ilAntGemm2 primary, whole genome shotgun sequence, one region includes:
- the LOC142977882 gene encoding membrane-bound alkaline phosphatase-like: MARLLTVVCLFVLSCCVSGRSIYKNSGQKFDEKNKDHWNIQAQWFLSTKVAMPLNTKRAKNVIMFLGDGMSITTLAATRVYLGQRYGHLGEELKLSFEAFPYTGLAKTYCVDHNVADSACSGTAYLAGVKANSGTVGLSAAVKRGDCKTQQEGIHSVTGLMDWAQKAGKGTGIVTTTRVTHASPAAAYAHSADRKWEADSDLPKKGTHCDDIAMQLVRGRVGSHIDVVLGGGRRNFFPKTQRDMEGYRGYRSDGYDLIREWLMKKEILGSSPKFVYNRQTFMNLDTERYNSVLGLFSPDHMPYHLEAGLDDPTLSEMTQKAIQILSKKKNGYFLFVEGGRIDTAHHETKARKALDETAEFAKAVEAALRLVNIEETLVVVTSDHSHTMTYSGYSKRGTDILGLTNKMNASDHLPYTTLNYANGPGHKYDVNNTRYNLIMDDFSNSNYTYPSLVPMGRETHGGEDVAVFARGPWAHLFTGNYEQNYLPHAIAYAACIGSGLTACQAKL; the protein is encoded by the exons ACTCGGGCCAAAAGTTTGACGAAAAGAATAAAGACCACTGGAATATTCAAGCACAATGGTTCCTAAGTACCaag GTGGCCATGCCGCTGAACACAAAACGTGCGAAAAACGTGATCATGTTCCTCGGAGACGGTATGAGCATCACTACGCTGGCTGCCACCAGGGTGTACCTCGGCCAGCGCTACGGACATCTCGGTGAAGAACTCAAACTTAGCTTCGAAGCTTTCCCTTACACTGGACTGGCGAAG ACTTATTGCGTGGACCACAATGTAGCTGACTCGGCGTGCAGCGGCACGGCCTACCTAGCGGGAGTGAAGGCCAACAGTGGGACTGTGGGCTTGAGCGCGGCGGTCAAGCGAGGCGACTGCAAGACCCAGCAGGAAGGCATACATTCTGTTACTGGCCTTATGGACTGGGCACAGAAGGCTGGGAAAGGGACTG GTATAGTAACGACCACACGTGTGACCCACGCATCCCCAGCCGCGGCATACGCGCACTCGGCCGATAGGAAGTGGGAAGCTGACTCCGACCTGCCGAAGAAGGGCACTCACTGCGATGATATAGCCATGCAGCTCGTCAGGGGACGGGTCGGCAGCCATATTGAC GTCGTATTAGGCGGAGGTCGCAGAAACTTCTTCCCCAAGACTCAAAGAGATATGGAAGGTTACCGCGGCTACAGGAGCGACGGCTACGACCTCATCAGAGAATGGCTCATGAAGAAAGAAATACTTGGCTCTTCACCAAAATTCGTTTACAACCGTCAAACTTTTATGAACCTAGACACCGAACGATATAATAGTGTTTTAGGGCTATTTTCCCCTGACCATATGCCTTATCATCTTGAAGCTGGTCTCGATGACCCCACGCTCAGTGAAATGACGCAGAAGGCGATACAGATTTTGTCGAAGAAGAAGAATGGGTACTTCTTGTTTGTAGAAG GAGGTAGAATAGACACGGCTCACCACGAGACGAAAGCTCGTAAAGCGTTGGACGAGACAGCAGAGTTCGCGAAGGCGGTGGAAGCAGCACTAAGACTGGTGAACATTGAGGAGACGCTGGTGGTGGTGACGTCAGACCACAGCCACACCATGACCTATAGCGGGTACAGCAAGCGAGGGACTGATATACTCGGACTTACTAACAAG ATGAACGCATCTGATCACTTGCCGTACACGACGCTGAACTACGCCAACGGCCCCGGTCACAAGTACGATGTCAACAACACGAGATACAACCTTATCATGGACGACTTTA GTAACAGTAACTACACCTACCCGTCGCTAGTACCCATGGGTCGCGAGACTCACGGCGGGGAAGACGTGGCGGTGTTCGCTCGCGGTCCCTGGGCGCACCTCTTCACCGGCAACTACGAACAGAACTACCTGCCTCATGCCATCGCCTACGCCGCCTGCATCGGCTCCGGACTCACTGCCTGTCAAGCTAAACTGTAA